From Rhodovastum atsumiense, a single genomic window includes:
- a CDS encoding ABC transporter substrate-binding protein, translating into MPSIKTAALVSLALLGAGTAVAAPRAGGQLVYAQSSFPPCLDVAQSARAQNATRQILDTLVEQDRTTGAILPWLATAWEWRDGGRELVLTLRRDVTFSNGEKLDAAAVQANLDTLARLGREGRASQAAGYLAGYQGSTVIDPATVSIRLAQPKAGFLQSLSEKTMAPLAPETLAKTAEARCAGALIGTGPFVITRVVQNDRIELARRPDYAWASPNAGHAGPAWLDRITFLTVPEASVRVGSLVSGQVGAIDEVPTDAIPQIEAAGGRIIARTAGGVGVTLYPNVSRPLLTDARVRRALVIGIDRQELLSALYTSYDHAATSVLSSTVPGYVDLSDKLAYRPDEARRLLDAAGWTPGPDGIRRRDGQRLSLEVIWSFPGFTPDLELVKEQLARIGVELRLGLRTDAEIGGIIRAGRFDLRMADLTRPDPDVLLSTFSSRYAAGITAPRPELDALLDQQSLAIDPAARTALVRRIQEKILDEGYGIPLRESSTILATVPGLEGLWLSTPRWPVFHDARFTD; encoded by the coding sequence ATGCCATCCATCAAGACCGCCGCCCTTGTCTCCCTGGCGCTGCTGGGGGCGGGCACCGCCGTCGCCGCCCCGCGCGCGGGCGGGCAGCTGGTCTATGCCCAGAGCTCCTTTCCCCCCTGCCTCGATGTCGCCCAGAGCGCCCGCGCGCAGAACGCCACGCGACAGATCCTGGACACGCTGGTCGAGCAGGACCGCACGACCGGCGCCATCCTGCCGTGGCTGGCCACCGCCTGGGAGTGGCGCGACGGCGGCCGCGAGCTGGTGCTGACGCTGCGCCGCGACGTCACCTTCAGCAACGGCGAGAAGCTCGACGCCGCCGCCGTCCAGGCCAATCTGGACACGCTGGCCCGGCTCGGCCGCGAGGGCCGCGCCAGCCAGGCGGCCGGCTATCTCGCGGGCTACCAGGGCAGCACGGTGATCGACCCCGCCACCGTGTCGATCCGGCTGGCGCAGCCGAAGGCGGGGTTCCTGCAGTCGCTGTCGGAAAAGACCATGGCGCCGCTGGCGCCGGAGACGCTGGCGAAGACCGCCGAGGCGCGCTGCGCCGGCGCCCTGATCGGCACCGGCCCCTTCGTCATCACACGGGTGGTGCAGAACGACCGCATCGAACTGGCGCGGCGCCCCGACTATGCCTGGGCCTCGCCGAATGCCGGCCATGCCGGTCCCGCCTGGCTCGACCGCATCACCTTCCTGACGGTGCCGGAAGCCAGCGTGCGCGTCGGCAGCCTGGTCAGCGGCCAGGTCGGCGCCATCGACGAGGTGCCGACCGACGCCATCCCCCAGATCGAGGCCGCCGGCGGGCGCATCATCGCCCGCACCGCCGGCGGCGTCGGCGTGACGCTCTATCCCAATGTCAGCCGCCCGCTGCTCACCGATGCGCGGGTGCGGCGGGCGCTGGTGATCGGCATCGACCGCCAGGAACTGCTCTCGGCGCTCTACACCAGCTATGACCACGCGGCCACCAGCGTGCTGTCCAGCACCGTGCCCGGCTATGTCGATCTCAGCGACAAACTCGCCTATCGGCCGGACGAGGCCCGCCGGCTGCTCGATGCGGCCGGCTGGACGCCAGGCCCGGACGGCATCCGCCGCCGCGACGGCCAGCGCCTCAGCCTTGAGGTGATCTGGAGCTTCCCGGGCTTCACCCCCGACCTTGAACTGGTGAAGGAGCAGCTTGCCCGCATCGGCGTCGAGCTGCGGCTCGGGCTGCGCACCGACGCCGAGATCGGCGGCATCATCCGCGCCGGCCGCTTCGACCTGCGCATGGCCGACCTGACGCGCCCCGATCCGGACGTGCTGCTCTCCACCTTCTCCAGCCGCTACGCCGCCGGCATCACCGCCCCGCGCCCGGAACTCGATGCCCTGCTCGACCAGCAGAGCCTGGCCATCGACCCCGCCGCGCGCACCGCGCTGGTGCGGCGGATCCAGGAGAAGATCCTCGACGAGGGCTACGGGATTCCGCTGCGCGAGAGCAGCACCATCCTCGCCACCGTGCCGGGGCTGGAAGGGCTGTGGCTGTCCACGCCGCGCTGGCCGGTGTTCCACGACGCCCGCTTCACCGACTGA
- a CDS encoding ABC transporter permease — MLRYLAGRLGQAVFVAWAAFTVTFVILYVMPEDPIAIMLDMRGDGLLANPAQVALLRAEHGFDQPVPLQYLHSLWRALHGEFGTSIQLGQPVTTAIAAALPHTLALAGLALGLALTGGIGLALLATWTRQRWLRELLLALPGLGVSVPAFWVGLVLLQLLSFRWHLFPAMGNAGAASLVLPAVTLAIPTAAGVAQVLAKSLQATWAQAYIATALAKGASRPRVHLRHAFRNALIPALTLFGLSVGHLLGGSVVTETVFSRTGIGRLTEFAVKTRDIPLVQGLVVLSTVVFVAANLVVDLLCPLIDPRLLRGGRQPG, encoded by the coding sequence ATGCTGCGCTACCTGGCCGGGCGCCTCGGGCAGGCCGTGTTCGTGGCCTGGGCGGCGTTCACCGTGACCTTCGTGATCCTGTATGTGATGCCGGAGGATCCGATCGCCATCATGCTCGACATGCGCGGCGACGGGTTGCTGGCCAACCCGGCCCAGGTGGCGCTGTTGCGCGCCGAGCACGGCTTCGACCAGCCGGTGCCGCTGCAGTACCTGCACAGCCTGTGGCGCGCCCTGCACGGGGAGTTCGGCACCTCGATCCAGCTTGGCCAGCCGGTCACCACGGCGATCGCCGCGGCGCTGCCGCACACGCTGGCGCTGGCGGGGCTGGCGCTGGGACTGGCGCTGACCGGAGGCATCGGCCTGGCGCTGCTGGCCACCTGGACCCGGCAGCGCTGGCTGCGCGAGCTGCTGCTGGCCCTGCCCGGGCTCGGCGTCAGCGTGCCGGCCTTCTGGGTCGGGCTGGTGCTGCTGCAACTGCTCTCGTTCCGCTGGCATCTCTTCCCGGCCATGGGCAATGCCGGCGCCGCCTCGCTGGTGCTGCCGGCGGTGACGCTGGCGATCCCCACCGCCGCCGGCGTGGCCCAGGTCCTGGCGAAAAGCCTGCAGGCCACCTGGGCGCAGGCCTATATCGCCACCGCCCTCGCCAAGGGGGCGTCCCGGCCGCGCGTGCATCTGCGCCATGCCTTCCGCAACGCGCTGATCCCGGCACTGACCCTGTTCGGCCTGTCCGTCGGCCACCTGCTCGGCGGCTCTGTGGTGACGGAGACGGTGTTCTCCCGCACCGGCATCGGCCGCCTGACCGAATTCGCCGTGAAGACCCGCGACATCCCCCTGGTGCAGGGGCTGGTGGTGCTGTCCACCGTGGTGTTCGTCGCCGCCAACCTCGTCGTCGACCTGCTCTGCCCGCTGATCGATCCGCGGTTGCTGCGCGGCGGGCGCCAGCCGGGCTGA
- a CDS encoding ABC transporter permease, whose product MVPPLLSSRLAPWLRAAALLPAAIVVLLALGWAFFPDAFAAGSPFQTRTALRLRPPSSGHWFGTDYLGRDLYTRVVHGAALSLKATVIAVALGFSAGSAIGLVAGFAGGRVEAALMRLIDVLLAVPGLLLSLTIVTVLGFGTVNVAIAVGVTTIAAFARVMRAEVLRVRACPYVEAAAGCGVGWLATLLRHVLPNAAGPVLALAGLEVGAAILMVSSLSFLGFGAPPPAPEWGSLVAEGRNYMATAWWLTVLPGLVVVAVVLAVNQLGRALDAGRAGLH is encoded by the coding sequence ATGGTTCCCCCCCTGCTCTCATCCCGCCTCGCCCCCTGGCTGCGCGCCGCCGCGCTGCTGCCGGCCGCGATCGTGGTGCTGCTGGCGCTCGGCTGGGCGTTCTTCCCCGACGCCTTCGCCGCCGGCAGCCCGTTCCAGACCCGCACGGCGCTGCGGCTGCGTCCCCCCTCCTCCGGGCACTGGTTCGGCACCGACTATCTCGGGCGCGATCTCTACACCCGCGTGGTGCACGGCGCGGCGCTGTCGCTGAAGGCGACGGTGATCGCGGTGGCGCTGGGCTTCAGCGCCGGCAGCGCCATCGGGCTGGTGGCGGGCTTCGCCGGCGGACGGGTGGAAGCGGCGCTGATGCGGCTGATCGACGTGCTGCTGGCGGTGCCCGGCCTGCTGCTGTCGCTGACCATCGTCACCGTGCTGGGCTTCGGCACCGTCAACGTCGCCATCGCCGTCGGCGTCACCACCATCGCCGCCTTCGCCCGGGTGATGCGCGCCGAGGTGTTGCGGGTGCGCGCCTGCCCCTATGTCGAGGCCGCCGCCGGTTGCGGCGTCGGCTGGCTGGCGACGCTGCTGCGCCACGTGCTGCCCAATGCCGCGGGACCGGTGCTGGCGCTCGCCGGGCTGGAGGTGGGGGCGGCGATCCTGATGGTGTCCTCGCTGAGCTTCCTGGGCTTCGGCGCGCCGCCGCCGGCGCCGGAATGGGGCTCGCTGGTGGCGGAAGGCCGCAACTACATGGCCACTGCCTGGTGGCTGACGGTGCTGCCCGGGCTGGTGGTGGTGGCGGTGGTGCTGGCGGTCAACCAGCTCGGCCGCGCCCTCGATGCCGGCCGCGCGGGACTGCACTGA
- a CDS encoding dipeptide ABC transporter ATP-binding protein, with the protein MATDPVLEIQGLHVTYAGRRPVPAVRGVDLRVRAGEVVAVVGESGSGKSSLAHAVLGLLPPGGRVTGGGIRFAGTDLLRLSERRLGRIRGAGIGLVPQDPGVALNPVQRVGAQIAEVLHLHGQADRRTAWLRAEEILAEVGLDEPALRARQYPHELSGGMRQRVLIGIALACQPRLVIADEPTSALDTTVQRRVLDLLARLTRRAGSAVLLITHDLGVAADRANRLVIMRQGGVVETGDTAALLRAPAHAYTRDLLAAAPAFAPLSPPPPPAEAPPLLEVAHLCKRFPLGRDRAIAAVQDVSFAIPRGSTFALVGGSGSGKTTTARIVTRFEPASGGEIRFDGADITALRGTALRQLRRRLQLVYQNPYTSLDPRFSIADIVAEPLAAFGLATGQDRRRRAAGLLEQVGLGTGLLDRRPGELSGGQRQRVAIARALAPQPDLLVLDEPVSALDVSVQAQILALLRDLQQRLGLTYLLISHDLAMVRQVSHFVGVMRAGHLIETGPTEAVFAAPREEATRELLAAVPGQGWRASVAGG; encoded by the coding sequence ATGGCGACGGATCCGGTGCTGGAAATCCAGGGACTGCACGTCACCTATGCCGGCCGCCGGCCGGTGCCGGCGGTGCGCGGGGTGGACCTGCGGGTGCGCGCGGGCGAGGTGGTGGCGGTCGTCGGCGAATCCGGCTCCGGCAAATCGAGCCTCGCCCATGCCGTGCTCGGCCTGTTGCCGCCGGGCGGCAGGGTGACCGGCGGCGGCATCCGCTTCGCGGGCACGGATCTGCTGCGCCTGTCCGAACGGCGCCTCGGCCGCATCCGCGGGGCCGGCATCGGCCTGGTGCCGCAGGATCCCGGCGTCGCGCTCAATCCGGTGCAGCGGGTCGGCGCGCAGATCGCCGAGGTGCTGCACCTGCACGGCCAGGCCGACCGCCGCACCGCCTGGCTGCGCGCCGAGGAAATCCTGGCCGAGGTCGGCCTCGACGAGCCGGCGCTGCGGGCGCGGCAATATCCGCACGAGCTGTCCGGGGGCATGCGCCAGCGCGTGCTGATCGGCATCGCGCTGGCCTGCCAGCCGCGCCTGGTGATCGCCGACGAGCCGACCAGCGCGCTCGACACCACGGTGCAGCGGCGGGTACTGGACCTGCTCGCCCGGCTGACCCGGCGGGCCGGCAGCGCGGTGCTGCTGATCACCCACGACCTTGGCGTCGCCGCCGACCGGGCCAACCGGCTGGTGATCATGCGCCAGGGCGGCGTGGTGGAGACCGGCGACACCGCCGCCCTGCTGCGGGCACCGGCGCATGCGTACACGCGCGACCTGCTGGCGGCGGCACCGGCCTTCGCGCCGCTGTCCCCGCCCCCTCCTCCGGCGGAGGCGCCGCCGCTGCTGGAGGTGGCGCATCTGTGCAAGCGCTTTCCGCTCGGGCGCGACCGTGCCATCGCGGCGGTCCAGGATGTCTCCTTCGCCATCCCGCGCGGCAGCACCTTCGCCCTGGTCGGCGGCTCCGGATCCGGCAAGACCACCACCGCGCGCATCGTCACCCGCTTCGAACCGGCGAGCGGCGGCGAAATCCGCTTCGACGGCGCCGACATCACCGCGCTGCGCGGCACCGCCCTGCGGCAACTGCGCCGGCGCCTGCAACTGGTCTACCAGAACCCCTACACCTCGCTCGACCCTCGCTTCAGCATCGCCGACATCGTCGCCGAGCCGCTGGCCGCCTTCGGCCTCGCCACTGGCCAGGACCGGCGCCGGCGCGCCGCCGGGTTGCTGGAACAGGTCGGGCTCGGCACCGGGTTGCTCGACCGGCGCCCGGGCGAACTGTCCGGCGGGCAGCGCCAGCGCGTGGCCATCGCCCGCGCGCTGGCGCCGCAACCGGACCTGCTGGTGCTCGACGAACCGGTCTCGGCGCTCGACGTCTCGGTGCAGGCGCAGATCCTGGCGCTGCTGCGCGACCTGCAGCAGCGGCTCGGGCTGACCTACCTGCTGATTTCCCACGACCTGGCAATGGTCCGGCAGGTCAGCCACTTCGTCGGCGTGATGCGGGCCGGACATCTGATCGAGACCGGCCCGACCGAGGCGGTGTTCGCCGCCCCCCGCGAGGAGGCGACCCGCGAGCTGCTGGCCGCCGTGCCGGGGCAGGGCTGGCGCGCATCCGTCGCCGGCGGATAA
- a CDS encoding heavy metal translocating P-type ATPase, whose protein sequence is MPDHSPTPVAPDAAGTRLSWRVEGMDCASCVAKLERAVERLPGVGTVQVNLMAERLTITGASAALVPEAVERQVTALGFHPTRLLAAPVTVPGIAGEEGACRPDCGCGHDHGHRHDHAHHHHDHDHHGHAHRDAAAVHTHAHAAAAGEAMPAMDAPWWRSGKAGLVAVLGGLIAVAWGLAQVFPDAAYWVYLVATLVALFPFGRRALRLARAGSPFSIEMLMSLAALGAVAIGAAGEAAVVVLLFALGELLESVAAGRARAGIRALGALIPRTARRETLDGGIAEVPAASLRVGDVVQVRPGDRLPCDGEILEGRSALDESPVTGESVPVARGPGDPVIAGSINAEGVLRVRVTRAAADNTVARIIRLVEEAAAARAPTQRFIERFARIWTPAALGASLLVMLVPPLLLDGDWWGWAYRGLALLLIACPCALVISVPAALASGLSAGARRGLLVKGGAALETIGAARHVAFDKTGTLTAGTPRVTEVVPLQPGVDAAGVLAFAAAAEAGSSHPLARAITAAASGQHLEVPPATQARAVPGLAVEALVAGRRILVGSPRAAAEAGAGLDAVAPRIAALQEAGNTVAVVLADGAPFGLVAMRDEPRADAASGVAALQALGVGALMLTGDNSRTGQAIAARLGLAVRAELLPGDKLREIAALRAEGVVVMVGDGINDAPALAAASVGVAMGGGTDVALETADAALLRERVVGVAELVALSRATLATIRQNVALALGLKAAFLVTTVAGITGLWPAILADTGATVLVTLNALRLLRWRPSLPHQPRPVTVPA, encoded by the coding sequence ATGCCCGACCATTCCCCCACGCCTGTTGCCCCGGATGCCGCCGGAACCCGCCTGTCCTGGCGGGTGGAGGGCATGGATTGCGCCTCCTGCGTCGCCAAGCTGGAGCGGGCGGTGGAACGCCTGCCCGGTGTCGGCACGGTCCAGGTCAATCTGATGGCCGAGCGGCTGACCATCACTGGCGCGTCTGCCGCGCTCGTGCCGGAGGCGGTGGAGCGGCAGGTCACGGCCCTTGGTTTCCACCCGACGCGGCTGCTGGCTGCCCCGGTCACGGTGCCGGGGATCGCCGGCGAGGAGGGCGCCTGTCGTCCGGACTGTGGCTGCGGGCACGATCACGGCCATCGTCACGATCATGCCCACCATCATCACGATCACGACCATCACGGCCACGCTCACCGCGACGCCGCTGCTGTGCATACGCATGCGCATGCTGCCGCGGCGGGCGAGGCCATGCCGGCCATGGACGCGCCTTGGTGGCGCAGCGGCAAGGCCGGGCTGGTTGCGGTGCTTGGCGGGCTCATCGCCGTGGCCTGGGGCCTGGCGCAGGTATTTCCTGACGCGGCGTACTGGGTCTACCTGGTCGCAACCCTGGTCGCCCTGTTTCCCTTCGGCCGGCGTGCGCTGCGCCTGGCGCGCGCCGGCAGCCCGTTCTCCATCGAGATGCTGATGAGCCTGGCGGCGCTCGGTGCCGTGGCGATCGGCGCGGCCGGGGAGGCGGCGGTGGTCGTGCTGCTGTTTGCCCTGGGCGAGTTGCTGGAAAGCGTCGCCGCCGGCCGGGCCCGCGCCGGCATCCGTGCCCTTGGCGCCCTGATCCCCCGCACCGCCCGGCGCGAGACCCTCGACGGCGGCATTGCCGAGGTCCCGGCCGCATCGCTGCGCGTCGGCGACGTGGTGCAGGTGCGTCCGGGCGACCGGCTGCCCTGTGACGGCGAGATCCTCGAAGGTCGGTCCGCGCTCGATGAAAGTCCGGTCACCGGCGAGAGCGTGCCGGTCGCGCGTGGCCCCGGCGACCCGGTCATTGCCGGTTCGATCAACGCCGAGGGCGTGCTGCGCGTGCGCGTTACCCGTGCCGCTGCCGACAACACGGTGGCGCGCATCATCCGGCTGGTGGAGGAAGCGGCCGCGGCGCGGGCGCCGACGCAGCGCTTCATCGAGCGGTTCGCCCGCATCTGGACGCCGGCGGCGCTGGGCGCGAGCCTGCTGGTGATGCTGGTGCCGCCCTTGCTGCTGGACGGTGACTGGTGGGGCTGGGCCTATCGTGGCCTGGCCCTGCTGTTGATCGCCTGTCCGTGTGCCCTGGTGATCTCGGTGCCGGCCGCGCTGGCGTCCGGCCTGTCCGCCGGGGCGCGGCGCGGGTTGCTGGTCAAGGGGGGCGCGGCGCTGGAGACGATCGGGGCGGCGCGCCACGTGGCCTTCGACAAGACCGGAACCCTGACCGCCGGCACGCCGCGCGTGACCGAGGTGGTGCCGCTGCAGCCGGGGGTGGACGCGGCGGGGGTACTGGCCTTTGCCGCCGCGGCCGAGGCCGGCTCGTCCCATCCGCTGGCGCGTGCCATCACTGCCGCCGCGTCCGGGCAGCACCTGGAGGTGCCGCCGGCCACGCAGGCCCGTGCCGTGCCGGGGCTGGCGGTCGAGGCCCTGGTGGCGGGGCGGCGAATTCTCGTCGGCAGCCCGCGTGCGGCGGCGGAGGCCGGCGCCGGGCTGGATGCGGTGGCACCGCGTATCGCGGCGCTGCAGGAAGCGGGCAACACGGTGGCGGTGGTGCTTGCCGACGGGGCTCCGTTCGGCCTGGTGGCGATGCGTGACGAGCCGCGCGCGGACGCCGCCTCGGGCGTTGCCGCGCTGCAGGCGCTGGGCGTCGGCGCGCTGATGCTGACCGGCGACAATTCCCGCACTGGCCAGGCGATCGCGGCAAGGCTCGGCCTTGCGGTGCGGGCCGAATTGCTGCCGGGTGACAAGCTGCGGGAGATCGCGGCGCTGCGGGCCGAGGGCGTGGTGGTGATGGTGGGCGATGGCATCAACGACGCCCCGGCGCTGGCGGCTGCCTCGGTGGGGGTGGCGATGGGCGGCGGCACCGATGTCGCGTTGGAAACCGCGGATGCGGCCTTGCTGCGCGAGCGGGTGGTGGGGGTGGCGGAGCTGGTGGCGCTGTCGCGTGCGACGCTGGCCACGATCCGGCAGAACGTCGCCCTGGCGCTCGGGCTGAAGGCGGCCTTCCTGGTCACCACCGTAGCCGGGATCACCGGCTTGTGGCCGGCCATCCTCGCCGATACCGGCGCCACGGTACTGGTGACGCTGAACGCGCTGCGGTTGCTGCGGTGGCGGCCGTCGCTGCCGCACCAGCCGCGTCCCGTCACCGTTCCGGCGTGA
- a CDS encoding MerR family transcriptional regulator, translating into MESVSLSIGELSRRTRCKVQTIRWYEEVGLLPPPARSSGGHRIYGAAHLARLDFIRHARELGFPLDAVRALLRLSDHPDRACDEAHALAAAQLAMVEDKLRRLEALRIELARMTETCRGGLAAECRILETLADHTHGHCASPDHAGGDIHPTP; encoded by the coding sequence ATGGAATCCGTGTCCCTGAGCATCGGCGAACTCAGCCGGCGCACCCGTTGCAAGGTGCAGACGATCCGGTGGTACGAAGAGGTCGGCCTGCTGCCACCGCCCGCACGCAGCAGCGGCGGGCACCGCATCTACGGCGCGGCGCACCTGGCGCGGCTGGATTTCATCCGGCACGCGCGCGAGCTTGGCTTCCCGCTCGATGCCGTGCGCGCGCTGCTGCGGCTGTCCGACCACCCGGACCGCGCCTGTGACGAAGCCCATGCCCTGGCCGCGGCCCAGCTTGCCATGGTGGAGGACAAGCTGCGCCGGCTGGAGGCGCTGCGGATCGAACTGGCCCGCATGACCGAAACCTGCCGGGGCGGCCTCGCTGCCGAGTGCCGCATCCTGGAAACCCTCGCCGACCACACCCACGGCCATTGCGCCAGCCCCGATCACGCGGGCGGCGACATCCACCCCACGCCGTGA
- the ssuD gene encoding FMNH2-dependent alkanesulfonate monooxygenase: protein MTRPLDFLWFLPTSGDGAHLGSAIGQRPASNRYLREIAQAIDRLGYYGVLLPTGRGCEDAWITGASIVTHTERLKFLIALRPGVTSPGESARQAAAFDRLSNGRLLLNVVAGGNPADLAGDGLFLGHDERYEQAGEFLQIWRGLMQGRTVDFEGRYLRSRGGKLVFPPVQAPYPPLYFGGSSPPAHQLAAEQADVYLTWGEPPAQVAEKIADVRRRAARVGRTLRFGIRLHLIVRETDEQAWAAADRLIAHLSDDVIAAAQHRLTADSDSEGQRRMVALHGGDRGRLEISPNLWAGVGLVRGGAGTALVGSPATVAARIEEYRALGIDTIVASGFPHLEEAYRVAEWLFPRLDLSTGPAEQHLVNPAAIFAGGGALSANAPEFAGAR from the coding sequence ATGACGCGCCCGCTCGACTTCCTCTGGTTCCTGCCGACCAGCGGCGACGGGGCGCATCTCGGCTCGGCGATCGGCCAGCGGCCGGCCAGCAACCGCTACCTGCGGGAAATCGCGCAGGCCATCGACCGGCTCGGCTATTACGGCGTGCTGCTGCCGACCGGGCGGGGCTGCGAGGATGCCTGGATCACCGGCGCCTCGATCGTCACCCATACCGAGCGGCTGAAATTCCTGATCGCCCTGCGCCCGGGCGTCACGTCCCCGGGGGAATCGGCCCGCCAGGCGGCGGCGTTCGACCGGCTCAGCAACGGGCGGCTGCTGCTCAATGTCGTCGCCGGCGGCAATCCGGCGGATCTGGCCGGGGACGGGCTGTTCCTTGGCCATGACGAGCGCTACGAGCAGGCGGGGGAGTTCCTGCAGATCTGGCGTGGCCTGATGCAGGGCCGGACGGTCGATTTCGAGGGCCGCTACCTGCGTTCACGTGGTGGCAAGCTGGTTTTTCCGCCGGTGCAGGCGCCCTATCCGCCGCTCTATTTCGGCGGGTCCTCGCCGCCGGCGCACCAGCTCGCGGCCGAGCAGGCGGATGTCTATCTCACCTGGGGCGAACCGCCGGCGCAGGTGGCCGAGAAGATCGCCGATGTGCGCCGGCGCGCCGCCCGCGTCGGGCGGACGCTGCGCTTCGGCATCCGCCTGCACCTGATCGTGCGGGAGACCGACGAGCAGGCCTGGGCCGCGGCGGATCGCCTGATCGCCCATCTCTCGGACGACGTGATCGCCGCGGCCCAGCACAGGCTGACGGCAGACTCCGATTCCGAAGGCCAGCGGCGCATGGTGGCGCTGCATGGCGGCGACCGCGGCCGGCTGGAGATCAGCCCCAATCTGTGGGCCGGGGTCGGGCTGGTGCGGGGCGGGGCCGGCACGGCGCTGGTCGGCTCGCCGGCGACGGTGGCCGCGCGCATCGAGGAATATCGCGCGCTCGGCATCGACACCATCGTGGCCTCGGGCTTCCCGCATCTGGAGGAAGCCTACCGTGTCGCCGAATGGCTGTTCCCGAGGCTCGACCTGTCGACCGGACCGGCGGAGCAGCATCTGGTGAACCCGGCCGCGATCTTCGCCGGCGGCGGCGCCCTTTCGGCGAACGCGCCGGAATTCGCGGGGGCGCGCTGA
- a CDS encoding 2-hydroxyacyl-CoA dehydratase family protein, with product MVPEGVSTDVDGLTLRDLARVGQGTHTGPIQTSEALESQLAYIAETRHAHGYSRAVDRLFELVLSYVQDAEDAWRRGENVAWISAPLMPIYYANGVLAIPLSELARLGSVDALAAAEDYFQLPKESCSMVGSILGEFYLRSGRTPPRMVVYNAQCEPLNLAWELLKGEGYEVFRVESVNRPNAEDDPERVAQLQAFLIDEIRRLSLWLTGKPIDEARLGAEIVRSNRIIGKMRRMLRLRVQNPLYIRSLATVYMLAGMSTYYGKPEQYEETLDLLIEELEANAAAPIPHEKVVRLAWVGGRGQEFGVYKTLDDAGGAVTSWHSADDWTRDYRTDLPPLQAFADYLITARTLGSPVRQRKRIEEYLPEFGARGILFYGYIGCSFGSVHREIQAEYFQRLGYPSIFLEGSFQVGPPTGQMLTRVRAFVEMLSR from the coding sequence ATGGTACCGGAAGGCGTGAGCACCGATGTGGACGGGCTGACCCTGCGCGATCTGGCGCGGGTGGGCCAGGGCACCCACACCGGACCGATCCAGACCAGCGAGGCGCTGGAAAGCCAGCTTGCCTACATCGCCGAAACCCGGCATGCGCACGGCTATTCCCGTGCGGTGGACCGTCTGTTCGAACTGGTGCTGAGCTACGTCCAGGACGCCGAGGATGCCTGGCGGCGCGGCGAGAACGTCGCCTGGATCAGCGCCCCGCTGATGCCGATCTATTACGCCAACGGCGTACTGGCGATCCCGCTGAGCGAACTGGCACGGCTTGGTTCGGTGGACGCGCTTGCCGCGGCCGAGGATTACTTTCAACTGCCCAAGGAATCCTGCTCGATGGTGGGCTCGATCCTGGGCGAGTTCTACCTGCGCAGCGGCCGCACGCCGCCGCGCATGGTGGTCTACAACGCGCAATGCGAGCCGCTGAACCTCGCCTGGGAACTGCTGAAGGGCGAAGGCTACGAGGTCTTCCGCGTCGAGTCGGTGAATCGCCCGAACGCCGAGGACGACCCGGAGCGCGTCGCCCAGTTGCAGGCCTTCCTCATCGACGAGATCCGGCGCCTGTCGCTCTGGCTCACCGGCAAGCCGATCGACGAGGCCCGGCTGGGGGCGGAAATCGTGCGTTCCAACCGCATCATCGGCAAGATGCGGCGCATGTTGCGGCTGCGGGTGCAGAACCCGCTGTATATCCGCAGCCTGGCGACGGTCTACATGCTGGCAGGCATGTCGACCTATTACGGCAAGCCGGAACAGTACGAGGAAACCCTCGACCTGCTGATCGAGGAACTGGAAGCCAACGCCGCGGCGCCGATCCCGCACGAGAAGGTGGTGCGCCTGGCCTGGGTGGGCGGGCGCGGGCAGGAATTCGGCGTCTACAAGACGCTCGACGATGCCGGTGGCGCGGTTACGTCATGGCATTCGGCCGATGACTGGACGCGTGACTACCGCACCGACCTGCCGCCGCTGCAGGCCTTCGCCGATTACCTGATCACCGCGCGCACGCTCGGTTCGCCGGTGCGCCAGCGCAAGCGCATCGAGGAGTACCTGCCGGAATTCGGCGCCAGGGGGATCCTGTTCTACGGCTATATCGGCTGTTCCTTCGGCAGCGTGCATCGCGAGATCCAGGCCGAGTATTTCCAGCGCCTCGGCTATCCTTCCATCTTCCTTGAAGGCTCGTTCCAGGTCGGGCCGCCGACCGGGCAGATGCTGACGCGGGTGCGCGCCTTCGTCGAGATGCTGTCGCGCTGA